Proteins encoded by one window of Chiroxiphia lanceolata isolate bChiLan1 chromosome 26, bChiLan1.pri, whole genome shotgun sequence:
- the GTSF1 gene encoding gametocyte-specific factor 1 — protein sequence MDLQEDTDLLDPERLIQCPFVKQHQIRACRFPYHLVKCKESNPEIAKKLATCPFNARHLVPRGDLSNHIMNCSDQALMEQDVVSRFCEPPQEQVKDGSTWQAPPCDEDWETEVSETSKSAFVWGVPNSAINSTTSGQTNSLPSRMRAPETLPYTVSCRANSEY from the exons ATTTGTTGGACCCAGAGAGGTTGATCCAGTGTCCCTTTGTCAAACAGCATCAGATCCGAGCCTGCCGCTTTCCCTACCACCTTGTGAAGTGTAAGGAG AGCAACCCAGAAATTGCAAAGAAATTGGCCACGTGCCCGTTCAACGCTCGTCACCTGGTGCCTCGGGGCGACCTCAGCAACCACATCATGAACTGCAGCGACCAAGCCCTCATGGAGCAAGATGTAG TAAGTAGGTTCTGTGAGCCCCCCCAGGAGCAGGTGAAGGATGGGAGCACGTGGCAGGCACCTCCATGTGATGAAGACTGGGAAACAG AGGTGTCGGAGACTTCTAAGTCTGCTTTTGTTTGGGGTGTGCCCAATTCTGCCATAAACAG CACCACCAGTGGCCAGACCAACTCCCTGCCCTCGAGGATGAGGGCCCCTGAGACCCTCCCGTACACTGtgtcctgcagggct AATTCGGAGTATTAA